Proteins encoded within one genomic window of Aquarana catesbeiana isolate 2022-GZ linkage group LG03, ASM4218655v1, whole genome shotgun sequence:
- the LOC141133303 gene encoding beta-1,3-galactosyltransferase 2-like isoform X4: protein MERRCVAKISSSLLFTLMFAYGYLYFENEEWLNKRLMVFRGHLSDQEIPPPVNNLIYPGFQHPLAPPYPYPYKFLINQEKKCKDRNPFLVMMVISKSHDINTRHVIRETWGNESNYDVDVVRIFLVGLPNLILNRTQRMLEEENEAFEDIVQQDFMDTYYNLTLKTLMGIEWVAKFCPTASYVLKIDDDMFLNVDYLVHQLLRPDLPVRTNYFTGHIWKNSGPLRGKEHKWYVPKEVYPNDTYPPYCSGTGYVFSADMAKTIYDIAQVIRVIPMEDAFMGICLYELHIAPTASPRGIFNGHRINYNRCQFKKLITVHHYGITELRTVWADFWTNKTLGC, encoded by the coding sequence ATGGAACGACGCTGTGTGGCGAAGATTTCTAGCTCCCTTCTGTTCACATTGATGTTTGCATATGGATACCTGTACTTTGAAAATGAAGAATGGCTCAATAAAAGATTGATGGTGTTTCGGGGGCATTTAAGTGACCAGGAAATCCCTCCTCCTGTAAACAACCTGATCTATCCAGGCTTCCAACACCCTCTGGCCCCCCCTTACCCTTACCCATACAAGTTCCTCATCAACCAGGAGAAGAAGTGCAAAGACCGGAACCCCTTTCTAGTCATGATGGTAATTAGTAAGTCTCATGATATCAATACTAGGCATGTCATTCGAGAAACCTGGGGCAATGAGAGTAATTATGATGTTGACGTGGTGAGGATCTTTTTGGTTGGTCTTCCAAATTTAATTTTGAACAGAACCCAGAGGATGCTGGAGGAGGAAAATGAAGCCTTTGAGGATATTGTCCAACAAGACTTCATGGACACTTACTATAACCTTACTTTAAAAACCTTAATGGGCATAGAATGGGTTGCTAAATTCTGCCCCACAGCCagctatgtgttgaaaatagatGATGACATGTTCCTCAATGTAGACTACCTTGTCCATCAGCTTCTTCGCCCAGATCTTCCAGTCCGTACCAACTATTTCACAGGGCACATATGGAAAAATTCAGGACCACTGAGGGGTAAAGAACACAAATGGTATGTCCCTAAGGAAGTCTACCCCAATGACACCTACCCACCCTACTGCTCTGGAACTGGCTATGTCTTTTCTGCAGACATGGCAAAAACAATATATGATATAGCACAGGTGATTCGAGTCATACCCATGGAAGACGCTTTTATGGGAATTTGCCTTTATGAACTCCATATTGCACCCACTGCATCCCCTCGTGGTATATTCAATGGTCACCGGATTAATTATAATCGTTGTCAATTTAAGAAGCTCATTACAGTCCACCATTATGGGATTACTGAGCTGAGGACAGTATGGGCAGATTTTTGGACTAACAAAACTTTAGGATGCTGA